TTGCGCGCAGCATTCGCTGCGCGCGCCTCCTCTTCTTCATCTTTGTCAAAACCAGAGGGAGAGAAAGGAGCAGGGTCTATATGGAGTCCCAAGGACCCCCCATCGGTAGAGAGACCGAGTCCAGTGATAGAGACCCAGATGGCTCCGTGTGATCAGGTTCGTATAGTCCAGCTCTGTGGTGAGCTTGAGGCAGGGGGGGTGAATTCGTATCCATGGGTTGGTGGGAAAAGGAGGAAAGGTGTTCTAGCCGCCCATATTATCAGAGTTCTTGAGAAGGCGGTGGTACAGAGACCCGGGGCAGCGGAGTTTGATGTCTTCGCAGAGAAAGTGTTCGGGGAGATTTGTTCCAGTGGGTGATTCAATTTGTAGTCGACCGAGGCGCGGGCGTTCCGAATCTCGCGGTGATGCCGTGAAGTGTGGCGGATTGAGAAGCGGAGACTGCCCGCGCCGTTGCTGGGGAAGAATGGGAGATAGGATGGACATGGACATTCGTGAAGTTGAGATTGAGAAGCTTGAACCTGCACCGTACAACCCGCGCGAGATTTCAGGCGAGGCTCTCGACGGGCTCGCACACAGCATCGGTGAGTTCGGTCTTGTGGAGCCCATTGTGTGGAACGAGAGGACCGGGCACGTCGTGGGAGGACATCAACGGCTCAGGGTCTTGCAGCGGGATGGAGCCAAGAGCACGAAGGTTGTCGTTGTGGACCTTGACCCCGAGCGCGAGAAGGCCTTGAACGTTGCCTTGAACAGCCGTCACATACAGGGCGATTGGACTCAAGGCCTGGGAGTGATTCTTCAGGAACTCAAGATAGAACTGCCAGAGCTCACGGCGGCGCTTAGACTCGATATTCTGGAGACTGACTTTCAGAAGCTCTTCCCGCCGGAAGGGTACGCCGGGTTGGTCGACCCAGACGCAATCCCCGAGGAGCCTGAGAGAACCGTCACGAGACTAGGCGACCTCTGGCAGCTCGGGAGACACCGATTGCTCTGCGGCGACTCCACAAACCGGGAGACGCTGAAGACGCTCATGGATGGAGCGAAGGCGGTGTTGGTTGCCACTGACCCGCCCTACGGCGTCGCCTACGACGGTAACCAGCACAGGAGGAGGGTGTAAGCCCCACGAAACACGGCGGTGGCATCGTGTATCGCCCGATTTTGAACGATGACCTCGAGGGAGAGAAGCTCTTGGAGTTCTTGACTGCGGCGTTCCAGGCTGCTGCTCAAGTCTCCACCCCTGATGCCTCCTGGTATGTGTGGCACGCGAGCGTCACGAGGGACATTTTCATAGAAGCCTTGAGAACAATCGACGTCGAAGTCCACCAGGAAATCATTTGGGTGAAGGAGAGCTTCCAGTTTGGCAGAGCAGACTACCACTGGCGACACGAGCCTTGCCTGTACGGCTGGGGACAGAAACACAGGTTCGTGGGCATGAGGAACCAGTCCACAGTCTGGGAAGTGACAAGGGAGACCGACCACAAGCATCCAACGCAGAAACCAGTTGAGCTTTTCGCAAGAGCGATGAGAAACAATGCGCTCTCACTGGAGCCATGCCTTGATTTGTTTGCGGGTTTCGGGACCGCCATAATTGCAGCTGAAGTGACAACGAGGGTCTGCTACGCGGTCGAGCTTGACCCGACCTACGTGGACATGACGGTAGTCAGATGGGAGCGATTCACTGGG
This region of Candidatus Eisenbacteria bacterium genomic DNA includes:
- a CDS encoding ParB N-terminal domain-containing protein; the protein is MDMDIREVEIEKLEPAPYNPREISGEALDGLAHSIGEFGLVEPIVWNERTGHVVGGHQRLRVLQRDGAKSTKVVVVDLDPEREKALNVALNSRHIQGDWTQGLGVILQELKIELPELTAALRLDILETDFQKLFPPEGYAGLVDPDAIPEEPERTVTRLGDLWQLGRHRLLCGDSTNRETLKTLMDGAKAVLVATDPPYGVAYDGNQHRRRV
- a CDS encoding DNA methyltransferase; translated protein: MYRPILNDDLEGEKLLEFLTAAFQAAAQVSTPDASWYVWHASVTRDIFIEALRTIDVEVHQEIIWVKESFQFGRADYHWRHEPCLYGWGQKHRFVGMRNQSTVWEVTRETDHKHPTQKPVELFARAMRNNALSLEPCLDLFAGFGTAIIAAEVTTRVCYAVELDPTYVDMTVVRWERFTGQKALLLREGNLIGGGYERIREAVA